The window TTTGGATGTACGTCGCCCCCCCAGTTCGAGTCTGACAATCTCGAGATCGAAGTTGCTGACCATACAACAGATTCTTGGGGCCCATGTGCTTGGATCATCATCGCAGAGGTGTGGCCTCTGAGCACCCGTCCGTATGGTGTCGCACTTGGCGCTTCCAGCAACTGGATGTGAGTACAAGTATACCCAACTTCTCTTGGTATTTTCTGACATATTTCATCGCAGGAACAACTTTATGTAAGATCACTCAACACTTCGAGCTGATTGACTGTGAGAGACCTTTAATAACATCTTGCAAAAGTGTGGGGCAAGTTACCCCCGACATGCTGACAAGCATCACCTATGGGACCTACATCCTATTCGGCCTCTTGACATACCTTGGTGCGGCCTTCATCTGGTTCTTTGTCCCGGAAACTAAACGGCTATCTCTGGAGGAAATGGTAAGCTTTCATCCTTCACCCAAATTCCATCAACTTCGTGGTGGCCTTCCCGCAAAGTCTCGCTGCGTCTGGTTTCCTGATATTTCACGTAGGACCTTGTCTTCGGCTCTGAAGGgactgccgctgccgactttgagcGTATGGAGGAGATCAACACCGAGATTGGTCTTAGTGCCGTTTTGAACCGCGCCACAGGGAATGATCGGCTCTCTCAGTCGGCTGAtttggagaagagagaagtTAATGCAGCTGCCACTGAGCATCAATGAGGGTAAGGTCCGGCCAACCCATATTGTCGCCGTGTGTAGCAAAAGGGTTCCCGGGAATTGTTGACGTGAATAATCTTCAGAGGATCCTAAAAGACCAGACCTGGTTTTGAGCTTTCTTTTCCAGCAGATTGTCATCAATTATACAGTTTGTAACATTCTTAAACATTGTCCCCCGGTGATGTCCAACAGCTGGAGCAACCCCTCGTCTGGTAAAGTTGTGAACATAAGCCAACGAGCCAGCCTCACACATTTGTCCCGGTAAGAACCCTTTAGCGCCCGGCAGTGTGGAAATCAGTATCATGTTTGTATGCTCTTTTCTGAGGCAGCTACCGGAATGTCTTGTCTGGTTGGATTCCCTGGTCggatgctgctgatgctgcctAGATGGTTGCGAATATTTTAAAATCCTTCCGATCTACCTTGAGTCGTGATtgttttcttcgtcttcatcatgCAAACCCCGAGAATCGCTCACATTCAGCTCATCGCAATGTCTGCGGAATTCCGTGTCAACGATACGTCCAAGTCTTACAGGGACTGCTTTGTCATCGAATACTTGGCAGATACTCTCTGTGCTggggagggcgtcgagaTCAGCGAAAGATACCCAGAGGCCGTAGTTCAAGAGCTCTAtgagggccccaggaagTGTCAGTGTTGTATCAATTGGATGACCGAGCGCCCCCACGATGTTGATCTTACAGAAGTCGAAAAAAAGACGATGGGGATGAAGCCGGCGATCCTCTGGTCATCTGACGTCCAGTCAGTCCAGGCCAAAACGGTATGTTGCTTCCGTTCGCTCGATTGAGATTCGTCACAGCGGCTCGCAAGGTTCTTGTCGACATCTTTCAGCCTTCACTATCTCGAAAATATCTCAGATTCCTAGCGCCTTTACACCCGTTTTTCTGGCGCTAGAAGCGcttcgagaaggccatcgTTGAGGAGCAGGACAAGACAGTTAACAAGATTCTTGTCACGATGAGATGAATTGTTAAACGTGAGATAGAGGGCACCTTTGCCGTCAGCGATGAGCTTGTCGCTCGTGATGTCATCACATTCGACTACCTTTGGACGTTGCTTGCGCCAGGAGAGCGCAGATACATCAATAGTGGTGGCCATAGCCAACCGGCTCTAAAAGCTCCTTCCTTCCAGCTTGCAACATGAAGACCCCGTGGTCAATCTCAGCCTTACATCACTTAGAGTTTTGTCAACGATGATTTCGGCACGATTCATGATATTTCGATCCAATAGTTTCCAGGAACTCGCCCCATCAGCAGCTTGCCTGCGTTTCTTGCCAAGTACTTGGATGACTTTGAAAACTTCAGCAGAAGCTCACGTAAAGGGGGCGCTATTTCGCTAATCTTGCAGGTGCAAATCAGTGCAGAGCATATCGTCTCCAGAGCTTCGGAGCAACCGCGGAGCTGCGAGTGATGATAGACGTTTAAGAGAACAGCCACAAAGAGTGAGTAAACACAGAGTCAAGATTTCCGTTGGGGAGATGAGTTTTCTGTAGTCAAACACCGTTGTAGACATCTGACAGCTGTTGGTAGCTGTTGGTATAGGTCATGGGTCTGGTGATGACCTCCTTGAGTTGGTTTGTGACCGTCACGGAGCATCTCCACTCCCACTCGAGAGTTGCACGACAGCTCAGTGCAAGAAAATCGGCCGGCTGGCGCAATGGTAGCGCGTCAGACTTCTACTTGGTAGCGATCTGAAGGCTGCGGGTTCGAGCCCCGCGTTGGTCAGAGAATCATCTTGAACAACAACAGTGGAAGGAGTTGGTTTTTTGTAACTTTTTCATCAAGATTTTTTCAGGTGTGGGGTCCGGGTGGACCGGATCGGCCGAGTGTCCGCTGAAGCGGGGCCGTGGAGCGTAGAGGGCCGGAACCAAGTGGTCCGCGTCATTACGTCCGCCACGCCGGTTTCCGCTTCTGCGTAAAAGCCGCGATGCCCTCCTTTGCGTCGGCACTTCGCGCATGCAGTGCCATGACGCCCCCGGCCCAGCTCGCGGCCTCCTCATACCCGTCGGCTCCTCCCTCGTTAGCGCCGTCTCCTCTGATACCGAGTTGAGTCCAGTACGCCCACTTCCCAAGAGCCATCGGTTGTCCCGCGGACCCCGCCAGCCGCTCCACCACTTCTGCTACACGCCCCTCAAAAGCCGCAGCAGCGGTGTCCGTGGACTCGGCATGATCAGGCGTAGGAACCACGTCCACGGCGCCCCGCATGTCGTCCGCCGTGACGGCTTCCGCGGAAAGCAGAAGCCGGTACGCCTGGCCAGGTGGTAGACGGCGTGACACGGCGGTCGCGGGGCTCGTGCACGGGAGTCCGATGCTCGCACCAGGCAGCTGAAACTTGGTGGTGGAAAGGGCGATTGGATAATCAGTCGACAGCGCGAGCTGCAGCCCAGCCGCGGTCGCAAGGCCCTGGATGGGACAGACAACGGGCGCGGGACTGCGCCGGATGAGGGACATGACCTCGGCGCACAGGGCGAATGTCCGCCTCACTTCGACGTCGGAGAGAGATGCGAGCTGCTTCAGGTCGTGGCccgacgagaagacgggcCCGGAACTGCGAAGGACGATCACATTGGGTAAGCCATCCCGCTGGCGCTTCCACTCCGCGGCATCAAAGAGCCAGCTGTGTTTCGACGGGCCACTTGAGCCAGATTCGGCGTGCTCGCTTGCAGCTTCGAGTTCGGAGAGGATCGAGGGTTTGAACGCAGGGAGGGTAAGAAGCCTCCCTGTCGCCCGTGATGTAAGGTGCGAGAGGAGCTGCGTGCGGAGGTCCTCAAGAATCTCGAGACTCAGGGCGTTGCGTTTCGTCGGGTTCTTCAGATGAAGGTACACGACCCTTGCCGGGAGCTTGGGGAATTGCATCGGTGGTAGCTCGCTGTTGAAAATTCCCCGATCGGCCGGCATCGAGATGTTGGATTCGGAGAATGAATGGCGTAGAATGGCTTTGGAAAGCCGATGGCCAGAAGGCAATTGCCGCTGCCGATCAGGAATCGCCACCTCTCCATATTCCACCCCACATCCCGAAAGGGGTCCAGGCCCGTGCGGAGCTTAACAGCGGAGTTTAACAGCAGAGCTTTGATTAAGGGTGGTGAGGGGGGGCTCAGTTCGCTCTCTGGTGCTTAGGTGCATGCACCCTTCACACTTCGTCAGAATCGTACCATACATAGTACGGACACTGCGGACAGTTCAGCCCTATGGCTGAGCcggccggcaacggcaaggaTGATGACGGGACCAAAGCTTCGCTGCGGGGACGCTCCCGGCCCGCTCGATAACCATGTGCAGCTCGCTCTCGGTCTAGATTCTTTTACAATAAGACTTGTCAAGGTTTGGCTGAAACAGAATCTCCCGCCGGCAGGCAGTAAAAGCCAGTCGACTGCTTTTCTTCCACGGGAAGTTTCTTTCGCGGAAAGATAGAACGGCAAATCGATCCCTCTGTCAACGGTGACACTCACTCCACTTCTCCTCCAGGCTGCCGGCCTGAGCAATGATTCCAAGCAGAGTTTGACGGTTTGATGATCCTATTCACGCACTCTAGAAGATTGGCGTGGATGCCGATGCCATAGGCAGCCTAACAGTGGTCGCGTTTTTCAACTGTCATGGAACACCTGATCACTAATATTGACGACTTGTAGGACCTTCACACAACTTCCGCTGAGATGATGTAGCATGGGTATCCTGCCCGCACTATCTCTTACTCCAGAAATCATTTCAACACAAGGTTTCTTATCAAGCCATCTGGCTACTGGCGCCTACAGGTAGGTAAATCAACTACCTGTGCTCATGCTATGCCTCGAGCGGTGGTGCTAAACTAGCTACAACCATCCTGTACCCCTCTTTCGGCAACTACAAGCGGTACTCGCTCGTCCGCAATTCCTCAATTCTTCTTTTCAATGTCGTTTGGTGATTCAGTAACCACATCAGTGCTATCTTTCTGTAGCGCCTCTGGCGATGCCGGCACGGTCTCTGAAACTGATTCTAACTCGACGGAGAGACATGGTCTTGCTCTGCCGCTGGAGTTTATCCAGTGAATGGCCAATGATGTGAAAAGAACTGGAAAATTTGTCAGACCTGTGTTCTAAAGGTGTATTTCAGCCATCTCAAGCAACACACTCGCATCTGTACTTACTATCGGTGTTGCAGCATGTCAAACACAGCCAAACTACTTCACCCCAGAGAGCTATCAGTATTGTGAGATTGCTGCCTCAAGTCAGTGAACTAGACTGAATATCAACAGCCCCCAGATCTCTCTTACACGATACTGATAATCAAACTTCCTGCTACGCCTGCAAATGTCCGAAGAGCCAGTCTCCGTAACCTTACGTTTGGTGGCGTTTGCGAAAGATGTCGTAGATTTTCCATCACTGTCCAAGGCTTCATGATCGATATTTGGATAGAGTGCAGCCCTAAGCCCACATCAGAATAAACCCCAGACGACAAGGTCTTGAAAGCTGTGAAGACCTTACTGAATAGCGGCACTAAGAACATTGAAGTGAGGTACACGTTGACTACTG is drawn from Colletotrichum destructivum chromosome 6, complete sequence and contains these coding sequences:
- a CDS encoding Putative enoyl-CoA hydratase/isomerase, ClpP/crotonase-like domain superfamily, producing MPADRGIFNSELPPMQFPKLPARVVYLHLKNPTKRNALSLEILEDLRTQLLSHLTSRATGRLLTLPAFKPSILSELEAASEHAESGSSGPSKHSWLFDAAEWKRQRDGLPNVIVLRSSGPVFSSGHDLKQLASLSDVEVRRTFALCAEVMSLIRRSPAPVVCPIQGLATAAGLQLALSTDYPIALSTTKFQLPGASIGLPCTSPATAVSRRLPPGQAYRLLLSAEAVTADDMRGAVDVVPTPDHAESTDTAAAAFEGRVAEVVERLAGSAGQPMALGKWAYWTQLGIRGDGANEGGADGYEEAASWAGGVMALHARSADAKEGIAAFTQKRKPAWRT